In Mytilus edulis chromosome 4, xbMytEdul2.2, whole genome shotgun sequence, the following proteins share a genomic window:
- the LOC139520764 gene encoding uncharacterized protein has protein sequence MYFNKRNSNGKSFFDEESDDGFVISDLQSSSTPFNLYSALERFGDTITEENEDLFDDACSPQESSPFNNDKDKITLDYSISKKVEKLRFTAKSENTNVKSVKRCTQEENSETRIGRKENNTRMYNSNKSKVHPNLSCVRRRSSLNDVAQMFPYGCDEYSTYTEKESKMDVNEFNRSVKFENSVFQDSQYMRRRSSLNGISQLRASNKDENTKEISVKSSHLDRYCIDRFSKLNEQSMDKDIKQTKRWSSLDDVNKEKHTNDNNNSEIKDNVISRICHSVDIDSNDIISISQNSSTKAALRSTKSATNLREFLVNSKIVLPEKMMRYCSEGQIKTDKVEIAAAGHDFRVQLKDNNALQRKQNENKVEQSVHLIEDSCVGEKTEFKTGKYSSDIQNKDLSSYENDSVQAKPLEWLSKSKIRQSKREHHMMSPACF, from the exons ATGTATTTTAACAAGAGAAATTCCAATGGGAAAAGTTTCTTTGATGAAGAATCTGATGATGGTTTCGTGATATCAGATCTTCAAAGTTCCTCTACACCATTCAACTTGTATTCAGCTCTTGAAAGGTTCGGGGATACAATAACAGAAGAAAATGAAG atttgttTGATGATGCTTGCAGTCCACAAGAAAGCAGTCCATTCAACAACGATAAAGACAAAATTACTTTGGACTATTCAATTTCAAAGAAGGTTGAAAAGCTCAGATTTACTGCAAAATCTGAAAATACTAATGTTAAATCAGTTAAACGATGTACTCAAGAGGAAAATTCAGAAACAAGAATAGGCCGAAAAGAGAATAATACCAGAATGTACAACTCAAATAAAAGTAAAGTACATCCAAATTTGTCTTGTGTTAGACGAAGGTCTAGTTTAAATGATGTAGCACAAATGTTTCCCTATGGATGCGATGAATATTCGACATATACGGAAAAAGAGAGTAAAATGGATGTTAACGAATTTAACAGAAGCGTGAAATTTGAGAATTCAGTGTTTCAAGACTCGCAATATATGAGAAGAAGGTCAAGTCTCAACGGAATATCACAACTCAGGGCTTCTAATAAGGACGAAAATACAAAAGAAATTAGTGTGAAAAGCAGTCATCTAGATAGATATTGTATTGATAGATTTTCTAAACTGAATGAACAATCGATGGATAAAGATATAAAACAAACGAAACGATGGTCAAGTTTAGATgatgtaaataaagaaaaacacacaaacgaTAACAACAATTCAGAAATAAAAGACAATGTGATTTCCCGAATTTGTCACTCGGTTGATATCGATTCTAACGATATAATATCGATTTCACAAAATTCATCCACCAAAGCAGCTTTACGAAGTACAAAAAGTGCTACAAACTTACGTGAGTTCTTGGTTAACTCAAAAATAGTTTTACCAGAAAAAATGATGCGATATTGTTCGGAAGGccaaataaaaacagacaaagtTGAAATAGCCGCTGCCGGACACGATTTCAGAGTACAGCTAAAAGATAACAACGCGTTGCAAAGAAAACAGAATGAGAATAAAGTGGAACAATCGGTTCATTTAATTGAAGACAGTTGTGTTGGTGAGAAAACTGAATTTAAAACTGGAAAGTATAGTAGTGATATTCAAAACAAAGATTTGAGTTCATACGAAAATGATTCCGTCCAAGCTAAACCATTGGAGTGGCTTTCTAAAAGCAAAATTCGACAAAGTAAAAGAGAACATCATATGATGTCTCCTGCctgtttttga